From the Takifugu flavidus isolate HTHZ2018 chromosome 12, ASM371156v2, whole genome shotgun sequence genome, one window contains:
- the b3gnt2l gene encoding N-acetyllactosaminide beta-1,3-N-acetylglucosaminyltransferase 2 yields MKPVKNITAVAFLVTVVFIFYSTLYLERTHKGKLDVQQFRSLWIQEGDVKTSTPAMATVSITPSLSIYNKLRRAIPQNGAYWNRLLYSTIKQVENGKNPFSRDSDWSRCRESNQELLKTNIHDLLSYSSILQDFLQIMNCRSPPLLINQPNKCTSGRGAENQTLLLFGIKSVPGNFEQRQAVRKTWGQEGLFQKGLRVHTLFLLGQSSQGDLDPLLSFESQYFGDLLLWDIQESLLNLTHKLNAFFEWTLNHCPQVSFIFSGDDDVFVNSPALFTFLESLEPSKASHLYVGQVLKASVPFRDPKNKYYVPLSFYDGSYPPYVGGGGFVISGKLLRPLASVSRIIPLFPMDDVYTGMCLQAVGVSPVENSGFKTFDIKEEDRENLCVYKNLILIHQRSPQQIKKLWNGIHNPLLTC; encoded by the coding sequence ATGAAGCCCGTAAAAAACATCACCGCTGTAGCTTTCCTGGTAACAGTTGTCTTCATCTTCTACTCCACCTTGTACCTGGAGAGGACCCACAAGGGCAAGTTGGATGTGCAGCAGTTCCGAAGCCTCTGGATCCAGGAAGGCGATGTGAAAACCTCTACTCCGGCAATGGCCACTGTCTCAATTACTCCGAGTTTGTCCATCTACAACAAGCTCAGACGGGCCATCCCTCAGAACGGGGCATACTGGAACCGTCTGCTTTACTCCACCATCAAACAagtggaaaatggaaagaatCCATTCAGCCGGGACTCTGACTGGTCTCGCTGCAGGGAGTCAAACCAGGAGCTGTTAAAAACCAACATTCACGACCTCCTTTCGTATTCTTCCATCCTGCAGGATTTTCTCCAGATTATGAACTGCAGGTCCCCCCCACTGTTGATCAACCAGCCCAACAAGTGCACCAGTGGCAGAGGGGCCGAAAACCAGACCCTCCTGCTCTTTGGCATCAAATCGGTTCCAGGTAATTTTGAGCAGAGGCAAGCTGTGAGGAAGACTTGGGGCCAAGAGGGCCTTTTCCAGAAAGGCCTGAGGGTGCACACGCTGTTCCTCCTGGGCCAATCTTCTCAGGGTGACCTTGACCCACTGTTGTCTTTTGAATCCCAGTACTTTGGAGACCTCCTGCTGTGGGACATACAAGAATCCCTGCTCAACCTGACTCACAAACTGAATGCTTTTTTTGAGTGGACACTGAACCACTGTCCTCAGGTCTCCTTCATCTTCagtggggatgatgatgtttttgTAAATTCTCCAGCTTTATTTACCTTCCTGGAGTCCCTGGAGCCTTCAAAAGCCTCTCACCTATATGTCGGACAGGTCCTAAAGGCGTCAGTCCCCTTCAGGGACCCAAAAAACAAATACTACGTTCCCCTGAGCTTCTATGATGGCTCGTACCCTCCTTATGTGGGCGGAGGTGGTTTTGTCATCTCTGGAAAGCTGCTGCGGCCTCTGGCTTCTGTTTCACGCATCATCCCTCTGTTTCCCATGGATGATGTGTACACAGGTATGTGCCTTCAGGCTGTGGGAGTTTCTCCTGTGGAAAACTCTGGCTTCAAGACCTTCGATATCAAGGAGGAAGACCGAGAGAACCTGTGCGTGTACAAAAACCTCATCCTGATTCACCAGCGGTCCCCACAGCAGATAAAGAAGCTGTGGAACGGCATTCACAACCCCCTGCTGACCTGTTGA
- the bckdha gene encoding 2-oxoisovalerate dehydrogenase subunit alpha, mitochondrial, whose product MAALKTMNRMYEVCFTAARQAAGLKTSRLIQHRSFRISSAKLQQPFDSSLEKPQFPGASAEFVDNLEFIQPNVISGIPIYRVMDRQGNIINPSQDPQLPKETVLNYYQKMTLLNTMDRILYESQRQGRISFYMTNYGEEGTHIGSASALDPNDLVFGQYREAGVLMYRGFPLDLFMAQCYANADDLGKGRQMPVHYGSKDLNFVTISSPLATQIPQAVGAAYAFKRQNMNRAVICYFGEGAASEGDAHAGFNFSATLECPLIFFCRNNGYAISTPTNEQYRGDGIAARGPGYGMLSIRVDGNDVFAVYNATKEARRRAVAENQPFLIEAMTYRIGHHSTSDDSSAYRSVDEVNYWDKQDHPISRLRHYMTARGWWSEDDERSWRKQSRKTVMEAFEKAEKRLKPNPELLFTDVYDEMIPTLNKQKESMWRHVQQYKEHYPVDLYEK is encoded by the exons ATGGCGGCTCTGAAAACTATGAACAGAATGTATGAAGTTTGTTTCACCGCAGCCCGTCAAGCGGCAGGACTGAAGACGTCGAGACTAATTCAGCATCGATCCTTCAGGATCAGT TCTGCAAAACTGCAGCAGCCCTTTGACTCATCGCTGGAGAAGCCGCAGTTTCCAGGAGCATCAGCCGAATTTGTGGACAACCTTGAGTTTATCCAGCCTAATGTTATCTCTGGAATCCCAATATACCGGGTCATGGATAGACAGGGAAATATCATCAACCCCTCCCAAGACCCTCAG CTTCCCAAAGAAACAGTTTTGAACTATTACCAGAAGATGACTCTGCTAAACACAATGGATCGCATTCTCTACGAATCGCAGAGACAG GGCCGCATCTCCTTTTACATGACCAACTATGGTGAAGAGGGGACACATATTGGCAGTGCCTCTGCTCTCGACCCAAATGATTTAGTGTTTGGTCAATACAGAGAAGCTG GGGTGCTGATGTACCGGGGCTTTCCTCTGGATTTGTTCATGGCTCAGTGCTATGCTAACGCCGATGACCTTGGGAAGGGCCGGCAGATGCCCGTCCACTATGGTTCCAAAGACCTGAACTTTGTCACCATTTCCTCCCCTCTGGCCACTCAGATTCCTCAGG CGGTTGGAGCTGCATATGCATTTAAGAGACAAAACATGAACCGTGCCGTCATCTGCTACTTTGGGGAGGGTGCGGCCAGCGAAGGAGACGCACACGCTGGCTTCAACTTCTCCGCCACCCTCGAGTGCCCGCTGATATTCTTCTGTCGTAACAATGGCTACGCTATTTCTACTCCCACCAATGAGCAGTACAGAGGAGACGGCATAG CTGCTCGCGGTCCGGGTTACGGCATGCTGTCTATCCGGGTCGATGGCAACGATGTGTTTGCTGTGTACAATGCCACGAAGGAGGCGCGCCGCAGGGCTGTGGCTGAAAACCAGCCTTTCCTCATTGAGGCTATGACCTACAG GATTGGCCACCACAGCACCAGTGACGACAGCTCGGCTTACCGCTCGGTGGATGAGGTGAACTACTGGGACAAGCAGGATCACCCCATCTCGAGACTGAGGCATTACATGACAGCCCGCGGATGGTGGAGCGAGGACGacgagaggagctggaggaagcagTCCCGCAAGACTGTGATGGAAGCCTTTGAAAAAGCGGAGAAGCGCCTAAAGCCCAACCCTGAACTCCTTTTTACCGACGTGTACGACGAGATGATACCCACTCTGAACAAGCAGAAAGAATCCATGTGGAGGCATGTGCAGCAGTACAAAGAGCACTACCCTGTCGACCTGTATGAAAAGTAA
- the napab gene encoding N-ethylmaleimide-sensitive factor attachment protein, alpha b, translating to MTGCFAADDVTRLANPLLLAQLKRVCSLSQFFALPRNHHRAKKMDNSGKEKEAMALIAEAEKKMRSSQSFFGALFGGSSKMEEACDLYVRAANMYKMAKNWCAAGNAFSEAARLHLQMQSKHDAATNFIDAGNAFKKADPQEAINCLNRAIEIYTDMGRFVIAAKHHMHIAEIYETELIDVDKAIAHYEQAGDYYKGEESISSANKCLLKVATYAAQLEQYPKAIEIFEQVGTYAMDSTLLKYSAKDYFFKAALCHFCVDMLNAKLAEQKYTEMFPAFSDSRECKLLKKLLDAYEEQNVDAFTDAVKEYDTISRLDQWLTTMLLRIKKTIQDEENDLC from the exons ATGACAGGCTGCTTTGCGGCTGATGACGTGACACGGCTAGCCAACCCATTGCTGTTAGCACAACTGAAGCGAGTTTGTTCACTTTCGCAGTTCTTCGCTCTTCCCAGAAATCACCACAGAGCAAAGAAAATGGACAATAGTGGCAAAGAAAAGGAGGCCATGGCTTTAATAGCTgaggcagaaaagaaaatgagatcGTCACAGTCGTTTTTTGGAGCACTGTTTGG GGGATCCTCCAAGATGGAAGAGGCCTGTGACTTGTATGTGCGGGCTGCCAACATGTACAAAATGGCCAAAAATTGGTGTG ctgcggGAAATGCCTTCTCTGAAGCTGCACGGCTCCATCTGCAGATGCAGAGCAAACACGATGCTGCTACTAACTTCATAGATGCTGGAAAtgccttcaaaaaagcagatcCACAAG AAGCTATAAACTGCCTAAACAGAGCTATTGAGATATACACTGATATG GGACGCTTCGTCATCGCAGCCAAACATCATATGCACATCGCTGAAATATATGAGACAGAGCTGATTGACGTTGATAAG GCCATTGCCCATTATGAACAAGCAGGAGATTATTACAAAGGTGAAGAATCTATCAG ttcagCAAACAAGTGCCTCCTGAAAGTAGCCACTTATGCAGCACAGTTGGAGCAGTACCCAAAAGCCATCGAGATCTTTGAACAG GTTGGAACCTACGCTATGGACAGCACACTTCTCAAATACAGTGCCAAGGATTACTTCTTCAAGGCAGCACTCTGTCACTTCTGTGTAGACATGCTGAACGCAAAA CTTGCAGAGCAGAAGTATACAGAAATGTTTCCAGCCTTCTCGGACTCTCGAGAATGCAAACTGTTGAAG AAACTTCTAGATGCCTACGAGGAGCAGAACGTGGATGCCTTCACTGATGCG GTGAAGGAATATGACACCATTTCCCGGCTGGACCAGTGGCTCACCACAATGCTCCTGCGCATCAAGAAAACCATACAGGATGAAGAGAACGATCTCTGTTGA